In Pelmatolapia mariae isolate MD_Pm_ZW linkage group LG8, Pm_UMD_F_2, whole genome shotgun sequence, one genomic interval encodes:
- the LOC134633145 gene encoding serine-rich adhesin for platelets-like: protein HLLATSPATGDSTTATTGDSTTAATTGSTIATTGDLTTATTGDSTTAATTGSTTAATTGSTIATTGDSTTATTGDSTTAETGDSTTAATGVSTTATTGDSTTAATTGSTTAATTGSTIATTSDSTTATTGDSTTATTGDSTTAETGDSTTATTGDSTTTATTGSTTAATTGSTIATTGDLTTATTGDSTTAGTGDSTTAETGDSTTPATGVSTTATTGDSNTATTGDSTTAATTGSTTAATTGSTIATTGDLTTATTGDSTTAATTGSTTAATTGSTIATTGDSTTATTGDSTTAETGDSTTATTGDSTTAATTGSTTAATTGSTIATTGDSTTATTGDSTTAETGDSTTATTGDSTTAATTGSTIATTSDLTTATTGDSTTTSTGDSTTATTGDSTTAATGDSTTATTGVSNTATTGDSTTPATGNSITATTGDSTTATTGDSTTATTGDSTTPATGDSTSTTAGDSTTATIGDSTTAATGDSTTPATGDSTSTTAGDSTTATIGDSTTAATGDSTTPATGDSTSTTAGDSTTAATGDSTTATTGDSTTAGTGDSTTATTGDFTTATTGDSNTATAGDSTTAATGDSTTATTGDSTTAATGDSTTAATGDSTTATKTTPFKDPCNSNPCGTGSTCEVRYNDTYVCLCLAGDSYNNVSNSCERSKIFPGKLQLNKEFNDKMRDRTSKEFKETADIIIAELDNVYNGKNGYFGSIVLKLLPSTTSRSRNTALKVDALVDISFKASSEIKEADVIQTLKECTDCNVIGKTFETTDLCDDNPCDEKNTNCTSSDGTFNCTCNEGYKKTNYSTRMCIATCALGEKLKDNKCVKCSFGYSGFNCSENWQLILVIVGSLLGGLLLIALILLPVVATPKSNKISKKSKSAEMEKPYTNLSSASQPMASNKFGHSQGVSFNGSANGHSGFQNGAVPMFPRAATTTNSWDNRTNLEMKPSNDLQKANGHSGFQNGAVPMFPRAATTTNSWDNRTNLEMKPSNDLQKANGHSGFQNGAVPMFPRAANPTNSWDNRTNLEMKPINDQQKANGHLGFQNGAVPMFPRAANPTNSWDNRTNLEMKPINDQQKANGHLGFQNGAVPMFPRAAATTNSWDNRTNLEMKPNNGQQNFGHMNSGS from the exons CACCTCTTAGCAACTTCTCCAGCAACAGGTGATTCAACCACTGCAACAACAGGTGATTCAACTACTGCAGCAACAACCGGGTCAACTATTGCAACAACAGGCGATTTAACTACTGCAACAACAGGCGATTCAACTACTGCAGCAACAACCGGGTCAACTACTGCAGCAACAACCGGGTCAACTATTGCAACAACAGGCGATTCAACTACTGCAACAACAGGCGATTCAACTACTGCAGAAACAGGCGATTCAACTACTGCAGCAACAGGCGTTTCAACTACTGCAACAACAGGCGATTCAACTACTGCAGCAACAACCGGGTCAACTACTGCAGCAACAACCGGGTCAACTATTGCAACAACAAGCGATTCAACTACTGCAACAACAGGCGATTCAACTACTGCAACAACAGGCGATTCAACTACTGCAGAAACAGGCGATTCAACTACTGCAACAACAGGCGATTCAACTACTACAGCAACAACCGGGTCAACTACTGCAGCAACAACCGGGTCAACTATTGCAACAACAGGCGATTTAACTACTGCAACAACAGGTGATTCAACTACTGCAGGAACAGGCGATTCAACTACTGCAGAAACAGGCGATTCAACTACTCCAGCAACAGGCGTTTCAACTACTGCAACAACAGGCGATTCAAATACTGCAACAACAGGCGATTCAACTACTGCAGCAACAACCGGGTCAACTACTGCAGCAACAACCGGGTCAACTATTGCAACAACAGGCGATTTAACTACTGCAACAACAGGCGATTCAACTACTGCAGCAACAACCGGGTCAACTACTGCAGCAACAACCGGGTCAACTATTGCAACAACAGGCGATTCAACTACTGCAACAACAGGCGATTCAACTACTGCAGAAACAGGCGATTCAACTACTGCAACAACAGGCGATTCAACTACTGCAGCAACAACCGGGTCAACTACTGCAGCAACAACCGGGTCAACTATTGCAACAACAGGCGATTCAACTACTGCAACAACAGGCGATTCAACTACTGCAGAAACAGGCGATTCAACTACTGCAACAACAGGCGATTCAACTACTGCAGCAACAACCGGGTCAACTATTGCAACAACAAGCGATTTAACTACTGCAACAACAGGCGATTCAACTACTACATCAACAGGCGATTCAACTACTGCAACAACAGGCGATTCAACTACTGCAGCAACAGGCGATTCAACTACTGCAACAACAGGTGTTTCAAATACTGCAACAACAGGCGATTCAACTACTCCAGCAACAGGCAATTCAATTACTGCAACAACAGGCGATTCAACTACTGCAACAACAGGCGATTCAACTACTGCAACAACAGGTGATTCAACTACTCCAGCAACAGGTGATTCAACTAGTACAACAGCAGGCGATTCAACTACTGCAACAATAGGCGATTCAACTACTGCAGCAACAGGTGATTCAACTACTCCAGCAACAGGTGATTCAACTAGTACAACAGCAGGCGATTCAACTACTGCAACAATAGGCGATTCAACTACTGCAGCAACAGGTGATTCAACTACTCCAGCAACAGGTGATTCAACTAGTACAACAGCAGGCGATTCAACTACTGCAGCAACAGGCGATTCAACTACTGCAACAACAGGCGATTCAACTACTGCAGGAACAGGCGATTCAACTACTGCAACAACAGGCGATTTTACTACTGCAACAACAGGCGATTCAAATACTGCAACAGCAGGCGATTCAACTACTGCAGCAACAGGCGATTCAACTACTGCAACAACAGGCGATTCAACTACTGCAGCAACAGGCGATTCAACTACTGCAGCAACAGGCGATTCAACTACTGCAACAAAAACAACTCCTTTCAAAG ATCCCTGCAATTCAAATCCCTGTGGCACTGGAAGCACCTGTGAGGTCCGTTATAATGACACATATGTATGCTTGTGCCTGGCTGGTGATTCCTACAACAATGTTTCAAACAGTTGTGAACGTT CCAAAATTTTCCCTGGAAAACTTCAACTAAATAAAGAATTTAATGACAAAATGAGAGACCGCACATCAAAGGAATTTAAAGAAACTGCTGATATAATTATTGCTGAG cttGATAACGTTTATAACGGGAAGAACGGTTACTTTGGATCTATAGTGCTGAAACTCCT GCCAAGCACCACTTCTAGGTCAAGGAATACGGCTTTGAAGGTCGATGCATTAGTAGACATCTCCTTCAAAGCCAGTTCTGAGATCAAAGAAGCTGACGTTATACAAACATTAAAAGAGTGTACGGACTGTAACGTGATTGGGAAGACCTTTGAGA CTACGGACCTGTGTGATGACAATCCCTgtgatgaaaaaaatacaaattgcaCATCAAGCGATGGAACTTTCAACTGTACTTGTAATGAAGGCTACAAGAAAACAAACTACAGTACTAGAATGTGCATTG ctaCTTGTGCCCTTGGGGAAAAATTGAAGGATAATAAGTGCGTGAA ATGCTCGTTTGGTTATTCTGGTTTTAACTGCTCAGAAA ACTGGCAGCTCATTCTGGTAATCGTGGGTTCTTTGCTTGGAGGACTGCTGCTCATAGCCCTCATCCTTCTACCAGTAGTAGCTACCCC aaaatcaaacaaaatctcCAAGAAGAGCAAAAGTGCAGAAATGGAAAAACCCTACACTAACCTGAGTTCTGCCTCACAACCGATGGCTAGCAATAAGTTTGGCCACAGCCAGGGAGTCTCATTTAATGGGTCAGCCAATGGCCATTCAGGTTTTCAGAATGGTGCAGTGCCCATGTTTCCACgagctgccaccaccaccaacagCTGGGATAACAGGACCAACCTGGAGATGAAACCAAGCAACGACCTACAAAAAGCCAATGGCCATTCAGGTTTTCAGAATGGTGCGGTACCCATGTTCCCACgagctgccaccaccaccaacagCTGGGATAACAGGACCAACCTGGAGATGAAACCAAGCAACGACCTACAAAAAGCCAATGGCCATTCAGGTTTTCAGAATGGTGCGGTACCCATGTTCCCACGAGCTGCCAACCCCACTAACAGCTGGGATAACAGGACCAACCTGGAGATGAAACCAATCAACGACCAACAAAAAGCCAATGGCCATTTAGGTTTTCAGAATGGTGCGGTACCCATGTTCCCACGAGCTGCCAACCCCACTAACAGCTGGGATAACAGGACCAACCTGGAGATGAAACCAATCAACGACCAACAAAAAGCCAATGGCCATTTAGGTTTTCAGAATGGTGCGGTACCCATGTTCCCACGAGCTGCCGCCACCACCAACAGCTGGGACAACAGGACCAACCTGGAGATGAAACCAAACAATGGCCAACAAAACTTTGGACATATGAACAGTGGCTCG TGA